One window of the Capnocytophaga haemolytica genome contains the following:
- the dtd gene encoding D-aminoacyl-tRNA deacylase, with protein sequence MRALIQRVSEASVIIAKKQTAFIGKGLLILIGIEEADTVEDIAWLSQKIVNLRIFDDENGVMNRSVKEISGEICLVSQFTLHASTKKGNRPSYIRAAKPVVAIPLYERLISTLSHDLGKKIQTGTFGAMMQVRLCNDGPVTIWIDTKNKE encoded by the coding sequence ATGAGGGCTTTAATACAGCGCGTAAGTGAGGCATCAGTCATCATTGCTAAAAAACAAACAGCTTTCATTGGCAAAGGGCTACTTATATTAATAGGTATAGAAGAAGCTGACACAGTAGAGGACATCGCTTGGCTTTCACAGAAAATTGTCAATTTGCGCATCTTCGACGACGAAAATGGCGTGATGAACCGCTCTGTAAAGGAGATTTCTGGAGAAATATGCCTCGTATCGCAATTTACTCTACACGCTTCGACCAAGAAAGGCAATCGCCCGAGTTACATACGTGCTGCCAAACCTGTGGTCGCCATTCCGCTGTACGAACGCCTCATCAGCACACTTTCGCACGATTTGGGCAAAAAAATACAGACAGGCACCTTCGGCGCAATGATGCAAGTGCGTCTATGCAATGACGGACCTGTAACGATATGGATTGACACCAAAAACAAGGAATAA
- a CDS encoding PorP/SprF family type IX secretion system membrane protein: protein MKTKKILIICVLAFCVQFLRAQDGGYYLPYEMPGHTAVKYNTFLMNPAFPIFNLNESQITFYHRKQWMGLDKSNFSTFGLSYGKKWNDNNMAHGMVFQRKAAILTNTGLLGNYVHQVEISDDNFLRLGINVVFARSGIDKGKVISNAVDPLIENSKPTTIINIQPGFDINFNQIHFGVTAENLLDYAFSQKEMAVPFREKSLTTHLMYQKEFDTPNGLLEDATLYLLVKGKKTVDNFQLGGHAMLDTKIGWAYAGYDQKYGAFGGLGFNIASHLSVGFGYEQSLASYVAESGGSYDVLVSYQFGGKHHQLYRQAIEKRKQKERERERRLAEEARKREQEQKKPEVVTPPEPKVVTPTVTVSETPTTATETTQPAPQKPQPQRQIRVEEVKVDNLAEGYYVVIGVFRNPRGAYELQKMVRNLGVNVSSFVNPLRENMTYVYVNQAYQTREDASEVLLGLLKRPEFANSNIWILKTLRQ from the coding sequence ATGAAAACTAAAAAGATACTTATAATATGTGTTTTAGCCTTTTGTGTTCAGTTTTTGCGAGCACAAGATGGTGGATATTACCTGCCTTACGAAATGCCTGGGCATACGGCAGTGAAATACAATACTTTTTTGATGAATCCTGCTTTTCCGATATTTAATCTCAACGAATCGCAGATCACGTTCTATCATAGAAAGCAGTGGATGGGCTTAGATAAGAGCAACTTCAGCACTTTTGGGCTATCATACGGCAAAAAGTGGAACGACAACAATATGGCTCACGGGATGGTCTTCCAGCGCAAGGCTGCCATCCTTACAAACACGGGCTTGTTGGGCAACTACGTCCATCAGGTGGAGATTTCCGACGACAACTTCCTGCGTTTGGGTATCAATGTGGTATTTGCTCGCAGTGGTATCGACAAAGGAAAGGTCATCTCCAATGCTGTCGACCCGCTCATCGAGAATTCAAAGCCTACTACGATTATAAACATCCAGCCAGGCTTTGATATCAACTTCAATCAGATACATTTTGGGGTAACTGCCGAGAATTTACTCGATTATGCCTTCTCCCAGAAGGAAATGGCGGTGCCTTTCCGCGAAAAATCGCTGACAACCCACTTAATGTATCAAAAAGAGTTCGATACCCCTAACGGATTGCTCGAAGATGCAACACTTTACCTCTTAGTTAAAGGTAAAAAGACCGTTGATAACTTCCAATTGGGCGGACACGCGATGCTCGACACTAAAATCGGGTGGGCGTACGCTGGTTACGACCAAAAATACGGCGCTTTCGGTGGTTTGGGATTTAATATCGCTTCACATCTGAGCGTAGGCTTTGGCTATGAGCAAAGTTTGGCATCATACGTGGCTGAGTCGGGCGGAAGTTACGACGTGTTGGTGTCTTATCAATTTGGCGGCAAGCATCACCAGTTATATCGTCAAGCAATCGAAAAAAGGAAGCAAAAAGAGCGTGAAAGGGAACGCCGACTGGCTGAAGAGGCACGGAAACGCGAGCAAGAGCAGAAAAAACCAGAAGTTGTGACTCCTCCTGAGCCAAAAGTCGTTACTCCTACGGTAACGGTGAGCGAAACGCCGACAACGGCTACCGAAACCACTCAGCCTGCGCCTCAGAAGCCTCAACCTCAGCGCCAGATAAGGGTTGAGGAAGTAAAAGTGGATAATCTCGCCGAAGGTTACTACGTGGTCATTGGCGTGTTCCGCAATCCGCGTGGCGCCTACGAATTGCAGAAGATGGTGCGCAACTTGGGTGTAAATGTGAGCTCGTTTGTCAATCCGCTGCGTGAAAATATGACTTATGTCTACGTAAACCAAGCTTATCAAACGCGTGAGGATGCCAGCGAGGTACTCTTGGGTCTGCTTAAGCGCCCTGAGTTTGCTAATTCAAATATTTGGATATTGAAGACGCTACGACAGTAG
- a CDS encoding CHAP domain-containing protein has translation MLNAEAVTDLDLLKRSYSKEYRDFPNTTAVNLKDNVDTIKPGDLIWFEGHIAIVIGVEGNTVIYSSAEEGKKHPGRGIRWAKFSKKNTNYGTFLYKMIIKMEKIYKEK, from the coding sequence TTGCTTAATGCAGAAGCTGTTACCGATTTAGACCTATTGAAGCGCTCTTATTCCAAAGAATACCGCGATTTTCCTAATACAACCGCAGTAAACCTCAAGGATAATGTAGATACTATCAAGCCAGGCGATTTAATATGGTTCGAAGGGCATATTGCTATCGTAATCGGTGTAGAAGGCAACACAGTAATCTATTCGAGTGCCGAAGAAGGCAAAAAACATCCAGGTAGAGGCATCCGTTGGGCAAAATTCAGTAAGAAAAATACCAATTATGGCACATTTTTGTACAAGATGATCATAAAAATGGAAAAAATCTACAAAGAAAAATAG
- the thiL gene encoding thiamine-phosphate kinase, whose amino-acid sequence MIEEKAPTRTSLAELGEFGLIKHLTEGFELKNPSSRKGIGDDAAVIDFKGEKTLVSTDLLIEGVHFDLSYVPLKHLGYKAVMVNLSDIYAMNASASQITVSIAVSNRFPLEALEELYAGIRLACEIYNVDLVGGDTTSSTRGLIISVTAIGHAPEKKIVYRNGAKPNDLIVVSGDIGGAYLGLQVLEREKAVFEVNPNMQPDLADYTYIIERQLKPEARKDVPPMLSELGIKPTAMMDISDGLSSDILHICTQSGVGCRIYEEKLPLDPQVISTCEEFNLDSTTIALNGGEDYELLFTIAQKDYDKIKGNPHFSVIGYITEKNEGEMLITRSGEPFKIIAKGWNALKE is encoded by the coding sequence ATGATCGAAGAGAAAGCCCCTACGCGCACCTCACTGGCAGAATTAGGCGAGTTTGGACTCATAAAGCACCTCACTGAGGGTTTTGAGCTCAAAAATCCGTCGAGCCGCAAAGGAATTGGTGACGACGCAGCCGTTATCGACTTCAAAGGCGAGAAAACCCTCGTTTCCACCGACCTGCTCATCGAAGGCGTACACTTTGACCTGAGTTACGTACCCCTGAAGCACCTCGGATACAAGGCAGTGATGGTAAACCTCTCCGACATCTACGCAATGAACGCCAGCGCCTCGCAAATCACCGTTTCGATCGCCGTTTCTAACAGGTTCCCTCTCGAAGCCTTGGAAGAGCTCTACGCGGGCATCAGGTTGGCTTGCGAAATATACAACGTCGATCTGGTGGGGGGCGACACCACCTCTTCTACACGCGGGTTGATCATCTCGGTGACGGCTATCGGCCACGCGCCTGAGAAGAAAATCGTGTATCGCAACGGCGCAAAGCCTAATGACCTGATTGTGGTCAGCGGCGATATAGGTGGGGCGTATTTAGGCCTGCAAGTGCTCGAAAGAGAGAAGGCTGTCTTCGAGGTAAACCCAAATATGCAGCCCGACCTCGCCGATTACACCTATATTATAGAACGTCAGCTAAAACCCGAAGCCCGCAAGGACGTGCCGCCGATGTTGAGCGAATTGGGCATCAAGCCGACCGCAATGATGGACATCAGCGACGGGCTTTCGTCCGATATTTTGCATATTTGCACACAATCGGGCGTCGGATGCCGCATTTATGAGGAAAAATTGCCATTAGACCCTCAGGTAATTAGCACTTGCGAGGAATTTAACCTCGATAGCACCACAATTGCCCTAAATGGCGGCGAAGATTACGAACTTTTGTTCACTATTGCACAAAAAGACTACGATAAGATCAAAGGCAACCCACATTTTAGCGTCATTGGCTACATTACAGAGAAAAACGAAGGAGAAATGCTCATCACACGCTCTGGAGAACCATTTAAGATCATCGCCAAAGGATGGAACGCTTTAAAAGAATAG
- a CDS encoding DUF4832 domain-containing protein translates to MKKYFIALFSLLALSVSCQTKDDDGPKNINEEENPLGPPPANYHLTKKVVYKPSNDIIVNPERGFLTHQDMPSGNDYVLTTDFVRQKRSEGISLILTIYYMQDFRNKRISEAYLKRIRRNMEAIRNGGAKAVLRFAYTSDENQKPWDAPWSITEQHLEQLRPIINEYSDVICVAEAGFVGVWGEWYYTDNYKFQPKISADYEPRAQVLNKLLEVLPKDRMVCVRYPMAKLATQQLDVKDSITLTTAFDGSKRSRIAFHNDCFLADDDDMGTYQHNQSHRAYVAHETRYVAMGGETCAPSSYAECANALKDFAKYHWSYLNADYNKQVLNPWEGKCMDEVKRRLGYRFVLVDALFNEDIAVGGKLQMELHLKNEGWASPFNPRDVELVLINKKKPLERQHFKLKADPRRWFASKTITLRTELTLSAKLPAGTYELYLNLPDPRPMLKSRPEYSIQTANKGTWDAERGMNKLHSFEIK, encoded by the coding sequence ATGAAAAAATATTTTATTGCACTCTTCAGTCTATTAGCACTGAGCGTAAGCTGTCAGACCAAAGATGACGACGGCCCCAAAAACATCAATGAGGAGGAAAACCCTCTTGGTCCACCACCTGCTAACTATCATCTGACCAAGAAGGTGGTCTATAAGCCTTCGAATGATATCATCGTCAATCCTGAACGCGGTTTTCTCACCCATCAGGATATGCCCTCTGGAAATGATTACGTGCTTACCACCGATTTTGTTCGGCAGAAGCGCAGTGAAGGCATTAGCCTTATCCTGACTATCTATTATATGCAGGATTTTCGCAATAAGCGTATTTCAGAAGCCTATCTGAAGCGCATTCGCCGCAATATGGAGGCAATACGCAACGGAGGGGCAAAGGCGGTGTTGCGTTTTGCTTATACTTCTGATGAAAATCAAAAGCCGTGGGACGCTCCTTGGAGCATTACAGAGCAACACCTCGAACAATTGCGCCCTATCATCAATGAATACTCCGATGTGATTTGCGTTGCCGAAGCAGGCTTTGTGGGCGTATGGGGTGAGTGGTATTACACTGATAATTACAAGTTTCAACCCAAGATTTCGGCTGACTATGAGCCTCGTGCACAAGTGCTCAATAAGCTCTTAGAGGTGCTTCCTAAAGATCGAATGGTGTGCGTGCGCTACCCGATGGCGAAGCTCGCTACACAGCAATTGGACGTAAAGGACAGCATCACGCTCACGACTGCTTTCGACGGTAGCAAACGCTCGCGCATTGCCTTTCATAACGATTGTTTTCTTGCCGATGACGATGATATGGGCACTTATCAACACAATCAATCGCACCGTGCCTATGTAGCCCACGAAACGCGCTATGTGGCAATGGGTGGGGAGACTTGCGCGCCTTCCTCGTATGCTGAATGCGCCAATGCCTTAAAAGATTTTGCAAAGTATCATTGGAGTTACCTGAATGCCGACTACAACAAGCAGGTGCTCAACCCTTGGGAAGGCAAATGTATGGATGAGGTAAAGCGGCGTCTTGGCTATCGATTTGTGCTCGTCGATGCGTTATTTAACGAGGATATAGCCGTAGGAGGCAAACTGCAAATGGAACTGCACTTAAAGAATGAAGGTTGGGCATCACCTTTTAATCCGCGCGATGTGGAGCTGGTGCTCATCAACAAGAAAAAGCCTCTTGAGCGACAACACTTCAAGCTCAAAGCCGATCCGCGGCGTTGGTTTGCAAGTAAGACCATCACCCTGCGCACAGAGCTCACTCTCTCGGCAAAGTTGCCCGCAGGTACGTACGAACTTTACCTCAATCTCCCCGATCCACGCCCTATGCTCAAATCACGCCCTGAATATAGCATTCAGACCGCCAACAAAGGCACTTGGGATGCCGAACGCGGAATGAATAAATTGCATAGTTTTGAGATAAAGTAA
- a CDS encoding DinB family protein — MLTDQVFNLHKATRENLLTFLENKTPEQLAIVPQGFNNNIWWNIAHCVAQGQLLCYRMAQLEPVVAQDFIEKYKKGTYPDGDIPTLEDIQALRELLLRTQKQLQNDYQRGVFENFQPYLTSYGYELKSIEDAINFNNAHEAMHLGTIKALNYFVK; from the coding sequence ATGCTTACAGACCAAGTTTTTAATCTGCATAAAGCCACTCGCGAGAATTTGCTCACTTTTTTGGAAAATAAAACACCTGAGCAGCTCGCCATCGTACCTCAAGGATTTAACAACAATATATGGTGGAATATCGCGCATTGTGTGGCACAAGGGCAACTACTTTGCTACAGAATGGCACAACTTGAGCCCGTTGTTGCACAAGATTTTATCGAAAAATACAAAAAAGGCACCTATCCTGATGGAGATATACCCACTTTAGAGGATATTCAAGCGCTTCGTGAGCTACTTTTGCGCACTCAGAAGCAATTGCAGAACGATTACCAGCGTGGAGTCTTCGAAAACTTCCAACCTTACCTCACCAGCTATGGCTATGAGCTCAAAAGTATCGAAGATGCCATCAACTTTAACAACGCACACGAGGCAATGCACCTCGGAACTATAAAAGCACTCAACTATTTCGTAAAATGA
- a CDS encoding glycoside hydrolase family 31 protein: MKRIYLFIAILSSLLLQAQKVQEIDLLPDEYWWGGFTGLGYQMPYKAETPKYDLRKEDFNNQSVPLLVSNKGRYLWSEAPFAYQFKGGKLLIEPTRSEVTITKAGNTLREAYIAAAQKHFPPSGTIPPELFFTKPQYNTWIELIYNQNQKDVLAYAKAILNNGMPAGVIMIDDNWQKDYGNFEFRPDKFPDPKAMVEQLHRMGFKVMLWVCPFVSPDSQEYRALRDKGYLVKKRGSDSPAILEWWNGLSACYDLSNPEAFAHYVSILKQMQKDYGIDGFKFDAGDPERYLEEDVEVFDKKSYDTEQTTLWAKLGLEFPYNEFRACWRLGGQALVQRLGDKKYAWEGVARLVPDMIAAGLNGYAYACPDMIGGGEYGSFLNVNTADFNQKLIVRSCQIHSMMPMMQFSVAPWRILSKENLATCIKYAKWHEQLGDYIIEKARKSAQTGEPIVRSMEYAFPNEGFATCTDQYLLGDRYLVAPVMSDNDTRSVKLPKGKWKDDTGKTYKGGKTYTLKVPLERLPWFIRIK; this comes from the coding sequence ATGAAAAGAATATACTTGTTTATAGCAATCCTCAGCAGCCTGCTCTTGCAAGCACAGAAAGTTCAAGAAATAGACCTACTACCTGATGAATACTGGTGGGGAGGCTTCACAGGCTTAGGCTATCAGATGCCTTACAAGGCAGAAACCCCTAAGTACGACCTACGCAAAGAGGACTTTAACAATCAGTCCGTACCGCTATTGGTATCGAATAAAGGGCGTTATCTATGGTCAGAAGCTCCTTTTGCTTACCAATTCAAGGGCGGCAAGCTGCTCATTGAGCCTACTCGCAGCGAGGTAACCATTACCAAGGCGGGCAACACCCTGCGCGAAGCATACATCGCGGCTGCACAAAAACACTTCCCGCCTTCTGGCACCATACCCCCAGAGCTCTTCTTTACCAAGCCACAGTATAATACTTGGATCGAGCTTATCTACAACCAAAACCAAAAGGATGTGCTCGCCTACGCAAAGGCAATCCTTAACAACGGTATGCCTGCTGGGGTAATAATGATTGACGATAATTGGCAGAAGGACTATGGCAACTTTGAGTTCCGCCCTGATAAGTTCCCCGACCCCAAGGCTATGGTCGAGCAGCTGCATCGTATGGGCTTTAAGGTAATGTTATGGGTATGCCCCTTCGTATCGCCCGACAGTCAGGAGTATCGCGCATTGAGAGATAAAGGTTACCTTGTAAAGAAGAGAGGCAGCGACAGCCCAGCCATACTCGAATGGTGGAACGGACTGAGTGCTTGCTATGACCTCAGCAACCCCGAAGCCTTTGCACACTACGTCAGCATTCTCAAGCAAATGCAGAAGGACTATGGCATCGATGGCTTTAAGTTCGACGCAGGCGACCCCGAGCGTTACTTAGAAGAAGACGTAGAGGTGTTCGACAAGAAGTCTTATGATACCGAGCAGACCACTCTATGGGCTAAATTAGGACTTGAATTCCCTTACAACGAGTTCCGCGCCTGCTGGCGACTTGGTGGGCAAGCCTTAGTGCAACGTCTCGGCGATAAAAAGTACGCCTGGGAAGGCGTAGCCCGCTTGGTGCCCGATATGATTGCCGCAGGGCTCAACGGCTATGCTTACGCCTGCCCCGATATGATTGGCGGGGGTGAATACGGCAGTTTCCTCAACGTCAATACAGCCGACTTTAACCAGAAGCTCATCGTGCGCTCTTGTCAAATACATTCAATGATGCCGATGATGCAGTTCTCAGTAGCCCCTTGGCGTATTCTCTCAAAGGAGAACTTAGCTACCTGCATCAAGTATGCCAAGTGGCACGAGCAGCTCGGCGATTACATCATTGAGAAAGCACGCAAGTCAGCCCAAACGGGCGAGCCTATCGTAAGGAGTATGGAGTATGCTTTCCCTAATGAGGGATTTGCCACTTGCACCGATCAGTACCTCTTAGGCGATCGATACCTCGTAGCCCCTGTGATGAGCGATAACGATACCCGCAGCGTGAAGTTACCCAAAGGCAAATGGAAAGACGACACAGGCAAAACCTACAAAGGCGGCAAAACCTATACCCTAAAAGTCCCTTTAGAACGATTGCCTTGGTTTATTCGCATAAAATAA
- a CDS encoding septal ring lytic transglycosylase RlpA family protein gives MKKHFFWMITILTSLFLMQSCATVDSHRHSGRKTGANTHKSAAAVKTGAYKSNVEATYYHDKFNGKKTASGVVFSNQKLTAAHRSLPFGTKIKVTNPVNGASVVVTVTDRGPFTKGRELDLSKKAFMAITDNKNKGTIRVNIDVVE, from the coding sequence ATGAAAAAACACTTTTTTTGGATGATAACCATCCTTACATCCCTGTTTTTGATGCAATCCTGTGCGACGGTCGACTCACATCGGCATTCTGGGAGAAAAACGGGCGCAAATACGCACAAATCCGCTGCTGCGGTGAAAACGGGGGCATATAAAAGCAATGTGGAGGCAACTTATTACCACGATAAGTTCAACGGAAAGAAAACTGCCAGTGGCGTGGTTTTTAGCAATCAAAAACTCACTGCTGCCCACCGTTCGCTGCCTTTTGGTACGAAAATTAAGGTTACGAACCCTGTTAATGGCGCTTCGGTGGTGGTAACCGTGACCGATCGCGGTCCTTTTACGAAAGGGCGTGAGCTCGACCTCTCAAAGAAGGCGTTTATGGCGATTACTGATAATAAAAACAAAGGAACCATACGCGTAAACATCGATGTCGTGGAGTAG
- a CDS encoding alkaline phosphatase: protein MKRRSFFKRSSLAVLGGLVLPGFEAQAHVLDEANKNKRTKNIIFMVSDGMSVGTMVMSDLYLKRKYNRPSAWMGLYESGLGQRALMDMASASSVVTDSSAASSSWGGGVRVNNGSLNISPNGKENMPILQKFKKAGKKVGCITTVMINHATPAGFCTWSKSRNAMDEIAEKYAELDFDVMLGGGSKYFDPKTRKDKKDIFAVLKKKGYTVVHTRDEMLKAPTSKPLYGTFAEDALPYSIDREQDAKEKATVPTLAEMTTKAIDQLKNHPNGFVIQVEGGKVDWAAHGNDIGALLYDQVAFDDAIKVALDFAKKDGNTLVVITSDHGNANPGLIYGKQCNDNFDRLQKFTHSNDWFLQNIKVDDNPSAVREKIAAYFGGINVTDEQVKELLAYYSKAEKREDGLYNYKHLPYKLFSELQKPHTSVGWISMDHSSDYTELGMYGPGSEKLKPFMRNTDMHKFLLSVAEVEDKF from the coding sequence ATGAAAAGAAGATCATTTTTCAAAAGAAGTTCTCTTGCCGTACTCGGTGGGCTGGTTTTGCCAGGATTTGAGGCACAAGCACACGTGTTGGACGAGGCAAACAAGAACAAACGCACGAAAAACATCATTTTTATGGTAAGTGATGGGATGAGTGTAGGAACAATGGTGATGTCCGACCTGTATTTGAAGAGAAAATACAACCGCCCATCGGCTTGGATGGGTTTATACGAAAGTGGGCTCGGGCAGCGCGCACTGATGGATATGGCATCGGCAAGTTCGGTGGTAACGGATTCATCTGCGGCGAGTTCGTCGTGGGGTGGCGGCGTTAGGGTCAATAATGGTAGCCTAAACATCAGCCCCAACGGAAAAGAGAATATGCCGATCCTTCAGAAGTTCAAAAAAGCGGGAAAAAAGGTAGGATGTATCACTACCGTGATGATAAATCACGCCACCCCAGCTGGTTTTTGCACTTGGTCGAAAAGTAGAAACGCTATGGACGAAATCGCCGAAAAATACGCAGAATTAGACTTCGACGTAATGCTCGGCGGCGGCAGCAAATACTTCGATCCAAAAACACGCAAGGATAAGAAAGATATCTTCGCCGTGCTGAAAAAGAAAGGATATACGGTGGTTCATACACGAGATGAGATGCTAAAAGCACCAACAAGCAAGCCTTTGTACGGAACTTTCGCCGAAGATGCCCTACCCTACTCCATCGATAGAGAGCAGGACGCAAAAGAGAAGGCAACCGTGCCAACTTTGGCTGAAATGACCACAAAAGCCATCGATCAACTCAAAAATCACCCGAATGGCTTCGTTATTCAAGTAGAAGGAGGCAAAGTTGACTGGGCTGCGCACGGAAATGATATAGGTGCGCTGCTTTATGACCAAGTTGCCTTCGACGATGCTATAAAAGTGGCACTCGATTTCGCAAAAAAAGACGGAAACACGCTTGTTGTGATCACTTCCGACCACGGTAACGCCAATCCAGGGCTTATTTACGGGAAACAGTGCAATGATAACTTCGATAGATTGCAGAAATTCACCCATTCCAACGACTGGTTCTTGCAAAATATCAAGGTGGACGACAATCCAAGCGCAGTGAGGGAGAAAATAGCCGCCTACTTCGGAGGAATAAACGTAACAGACGAGCAGGTAAAAGAATTGCTCGCTTATTACTCAAAAGCCGAAAAAAGAGAGGATGGTTTGTACAATTACAAGCATCTTCCTTACAAATTGTTCTCCGAATTGCAAAAACCACACACTTCGGTCGGCTGGATCAGTATGGATCACTCTTCGGACTACACCGAGCTAGGAATGTACGGGCCAGGGAGCGAAAAACTCAAACCTTTTATGCGCAACACCGATATGCACAAGTTTTTGCTAAGTGTTGCAGAGGTTGAGGATAAGTTTTAA